In Gemmatimonadota bacterium, the DNA window AACAGCCGCCCGCGAAGTCGCAGATTTGCATTGCCGGGTTCAACCGAGATGGGGTCAATTCTGGTCACAAAGCGGTAGTTCTGGGTATGGCTTTCTTTTCTGGGCGACAAGTTGAGGATGGAGCACGTTCTCAGCACATTGCCCTGTGATTTGAGGTGAATTTGCTTTGACGGAATGTCGATGATAAGGTAGAATTCGCCCGGTGCTGTTTTGATCTGGTCGAGTTCTCGGACAAGGGCTTCGTGGTAGTTTTTGAGAACGATTTTGTCCTGACCAAATACAGGGGTTTCCACAAGAAGCAAACAAATTAGTAGATATAGACCCGGTCGCCAACTTGTAGTGAGCGATACACAAAGGCCAGGTCTTCGTCGTTGAGGCGAATACATCCGTGCGTGATATGCCGTCCGAGCAATGTGGGATAAAGGGTGCCGTGAATTTCATATCCGTCGCCCAATTTAAGGGCGTAGGCACCTAAGGTTGTCCTGTCGAGACGCCGAAACTCCCAGGGCAATACAGTGGGTTCTTCTCCATTTTCGACAAAGGCCCACAGGGGCTTGGCCCAGATGGGGTCTGTCACTTTGTGCAAAATGGTTCTGATACCTAATGGGGTGTGAAATTGCCAGCGTGCCGAAGCACCCGGATGGAGCAGTACTTTGCCGCTGCCTGTCGCACACGTCGCTTCTCGTATCATCTGGTTGTTGTGCCAAACTTGAAGACGGTTGTGTACGGTATCAATAACGATGTAGGTTTCTGTTGCGTGCCGTTTCAATGCTTCCTGGAGTGATGCGATGTCAGCTTTGAGTTGTTCGATATCCGTTTCTCGCGCGGGTAGATGCAGGGAAAAACTGAAGAACAAATATAGCGCGAGTAATAATATGGTGTGAAAGCTGTGCATGTATGGCTCAGAAATTGCAAAACCGAGGTGCTTTTAGCGCGCCTCGGTTTTTGTCTTTTTAAAAGATATTTGGATGGTACTACAGGCGGAAATACCAGGGTTTGTTTCGTTCTTTCCAGTCTTCGATTTTCTGAAGCGCGACCGTAACAGCACCTTGAACACCTG includes these proteins:
- a CDS encoding L,D-transpeptidase gives rise to the protein MHSFHTILLLALYLFFSFSLHLPARETDIEQLKADIASLQEALKRHATETYIVIDTVHNRLQVWHNNQMIREATCATGSGKVLLHPGASARWQFHTPLGIRTILHKVTDPIWAKPLWAFVENGEEPTVLPWEFRRLDRTTLGAYALKLGDGYEIHGTLYPTLLGRHITHGCIRLNDEDLAFVYRSLQVGDRVYIY